In Edaphobacter dinghuensis, one genomic interval encodes:
- a CDS encoding glycosyl hydrolase — protein MKKMFVTALASLISISALAQQPWQKIQMPTAASVQQSWLNPPSEYGPEPYYGLNGAVNQQVIERDLDTMKSLGYRAVTVQAGFGMPFAYLSPEYFQFFRMFVEQAKKRDMRVWIVDDAGYPSGFAGGKFTQLKPELRMQALEVAQRIPAKGSDTIQAAVGPNTVAVTAVDAAGKTVTIPVTNNAITWTAPAGDWTVLVVEHQFRTSPTRSDTNPTHKKDGTQSLEDYMDPAATEQYLQFTHEQYKKAVGDEFGETILGFRGDEPDYSISGLPWTPKFFSRFEQVKGYDIRPYVATFLLPKGTAMTETQRRAKADYYDVFSQMFRDGFFKPQGEWCAANHLEYQVHLNHEEMEMALTHSEGDFLRDMKYVEVPGIDAIWHQIWTDTISDYPRLASSAAHVYGHPRAFTESFAAYRPAPDVTMARYILNEQFVRGVNLIETMYYPATTGARGGPAAYMKDPAYPALLTYVRRMSYLLSMGEPASSVALLIPSSSMWLGDTASDATFVSTERLLSEHQIDFDIVNEDALATDLKASHGTFETMSGNQYRTVIVPGAAVLSQQVLDRLHTFAAGGGKVLFLGGTPSLIAGRTILDARAATAADFAWATTETSAQLPETPTPPAYPPAAPPAPQAAAPAILQAVTNAVGDQDIWLTSPDTSLRCMTRRLKDSSVYLFFNESAAPISDAVNFRNEGENSRQLVEEWAPATGAVSSVASTRAPGTMSVQLKLKPYETRVLMVR, from the coding sequence ATGGCTCAATCCCCCATCGGAGTACGGTCCTGAGCCTTACTACGGGTTGAACGGCGCGGTAAACCAGCAGGTCATCGAGCGCGATCTCGACACCATGAAGTCGCTGGGCTATCGCGCGGTCACGGTACAGGCCGGGTTCGGCATGCCCTTCGCATATCTCTCGCCGGAGTACTTCCAGTTCTTCCGCATGTTCGTCGAGCAGGCGAAAAAACGCGACATGCGTGTGTGGATCGTAGACGACGCCGGATATCCCAGCGGATTCGCCGGAGGCAAATTTACACAGCTAAAGCCCGAGCTGCGAATGCAGGCGCTTGAGGTCGCGCAGAGGATTCCCGCCAAGGGCAGCGACACAATCCAAGCAGCCGTAGGCCCCAACACCGTCGCCGTAACTGCGGTTGATGCAGCCGGCAAGACTGTAACCATTCCAGTAACAAATAATGCGATCACATGGACTGCCCCGGCAGGCGATTGGACCGTCCTAGTGGTCGAGCATCAGTTCAGGACCTCACCGACGCGGTCGGACACTAACCCTACGCACAAAAAAGACGGCACGCAATCGCTCGAAGACTACATGGACCCCGCAGCGACCGAGCAGTATCTCCAGTTCACGCACGAGCAGTATAAAAAGGCCGTCGGCGACGAGTTCGGCGAGACCATCCTCGGCTTTCGCGGAGACGAGCCCGACTACTCCATCTCCGGTCTACCGTGGACACCGAAGTTCTTCTCTCGATTCGAACAGGTCAAGGGCTACGACATTCGTCCCTACGTCGCCACGTTCCTCTTGCCAAAAGGAACAGCGATGACCGAGACCCAGCGCCGCGCCAAAGCCGACTACTACGACGTCTTCTCGCAGATGTTTCGCGACGGCTTCTTCAAGCCGCAGGGAGAGTGGTGCGCGGCCAACCACCTCGAATATCAGGTGCACCTGAACCATGAAGAGATGGAGATGGCATTAACGCACAGCGAAGGCGACTTCCTGCGCGACATGAAGTACGTCGAAGTACCCGGCATCGATGCCATCTGGCACCAGATCTGGACCGATACCATCTCCGATTATCCGCGGCTTGCCTCATCGGCGGCACACGTCTACGGCCATCCGCGCGCCTTCACCGAGAGCTTCGCGGCCTACCGGCCAGCCCCCGACGTCACCATGGCCCGCTACATCCTGAACGAGCAGTTCGTGCGCGGCGTCAACCTAATCGAGACGATGTACTACCCTGCCACGACTGGCGCACGCGGTGGCCCGGCGGCCTACATGAAAGATCCGGCCTACCCTGCGCTGCTGACCTATGTGCGACGCATGAGCTATCTGCTGTCGATGGGCGAGCCCGCGTCGTCTGTCGCACTGCTCATTCCTTCGAGCTCGATGTGGCTGGGCGATACCGCCTCCGACGCAACCTTCGTCTCCACCGAGCGCCTGCTCTCCGAACATCAAATCGACTTCGACATCGTCAATGAAGACGCCCTCGCAACCGATCTCAAGGCCAGCCACGGAACATTCGAGACGATGAGCGGCAATCAATACCGCACCGTGATCGTTCCTGGCGCGGCAGTCCTCTCGCAGCAAGTGCTGGATCGCCTGCACACCTTCGCCGCAGGCGGAGGCAAGGTACTCTTCCTCGGCGGCACACCATCGCTGATCGCAGGACGAACGATCCTCGATGCGCGAGCAGCTACGGCTGCGGACTTCGCATGGGCCACAACCGAAACCTCAGCACAGTTGCCCGAGACACCCACTCCGCCTGCTTATCCCCCAGCAGCACCACCGGCTCCGCAAGCAGCAGCTCCGGCAATTCTGCAAGCAGTGACAAATGCTGTGGGAGATCAGGACATATGGCTCACTTCACCGGATACATCCCTGCGCTGCATGACACGGCGGCTCAAGGACTCGTCCGTCTATCTCTTTTTCAACGAGAGCGCCGCGCCTATCTCCGACGCAGTGAACTTCCGCAACGAGGGAGAGAACTCCCGGCAACTGGTCGAAGAGTGGGCCCCGGCTACCGGCGCGGTCTCATCCGTCGCCTCCACCCGCGCCCCGGGAACGATGTCGGTGCAGTTAAAGCTCAAGCCTTACGAGACACGAGTGCTGATGGTGCGATAA